The following coding sequences are from one Salvia hispanica cultivar TCC Black 2014 chromosome 3, UniMelb_Shisp_WGS_1.0, whole genome shotgun sequence window:
- the LOC125216567 gene encoding probable F-box protein At4g22030: protein MAALKASSLILPSLNTHRRGNYNTTKATINLPQRVSKITLPHIKSNTSSFEQLEKQLSPNVEALIERDETDPSVIAKLYAIMEAVADRIEMHKNIGDQRNEWNSLLLNSINALTLAAATMAGIASMSDGDATAVALSSTAMYVAATGMLSIVNKIQPSQLAEEQRNATRLFKQLHNQIQTILSIGNPNPIHVKEFMDKVLALDRAFPLPLLGAMLDKFPATVEPAVWWPRNGRKQPKTSKGYNGWNGKLEEEMREIVNVIKRKDEEEYLNLGEKALKLNKVLAMSGPVLTGVAAVGSAMLSQSHGGWAAALAVGGGALAAVANTLEHGGQVGMVFEMYRSNAGFFKLMEESIESNLKEDDLERRENGEMVEMKVALQLGRSLSELRNLAEDSLVKGDAIDEFASKLF, encoded by the coding sequence atggCAGCCTTAAAAGCATCAAGCCTAATCTTGCCTTCCTTAAACACTCATAGAAGAGGAAATTATAACACTACAAAGGCAACCATCAATCTCCCACAAAGAGTCTCGAAAATCACACTTCCACACATCAAAAGCAACACTAGCAGCTTCGAACAACTCGAGAAGCAGCTCAGCCCTAACGTGGAAGCCTTGATCGAAAGAGACGAAACGGATCCATCGGTCATTGCTAAGCTCTACGCCATTATGGAAGCGGTTGCAGATAGAATCGAAATGCACAAAAACATCGGAGATCAGAGAAACGAATGGAACTCTCTCCTTCTGAATTCGATCAACGCTCTCACTCTGGCCGCCGCCACCATGGCCGGCATCGCCTCCATGAGCGACGGAGACGCCACCGCAGTGGCGTTGTCATCGACAGCGATGTACGTGGCAGCGACAGGGATGCTTTCCATCGTCAACAAAATCCAACCGTCTCAGCTAGCCGAAGAGCAGCGCAACGCAACGAGACTCTTCAAACAGCTTCACAATCAAATCCAAACCATTCTCTCAATTGGCAATCCAAATCCAATTCATGTGAAGGAATTCATGGACAAAGTGTTGGCGCTCGACAGGGCCTTTCCGCTGCCTCTCCTCGGCGCCATGCTCGATAAATTCCCGGCCACCGTGGAGCCCGCGGTGTGGTGGCCTCGCAACGGAAGAAAGCAGCCTAAAACGAGCAAAGGCTACAACGGATGGAATGGGAAATTGGAAGAAGAAATGAGAGAAATAGTAAATGTGATAAAGAGAAAAGACGAAGAAGAGTACTTGAATTTGGGGGAAAAGGCACTCAAATTGAATAAGGTATTGGCGATGAGCGGTCCTGTTTTGACGGGTGTGGCCGCCGTTGGTTCGGCGATGCTTTCTCAGTCTCACGGTGGCTGGGCCGCCGCCTTGGCTGTTGGCGGTGGGGCATTGGCGGCGGTGGCGAACACGTTGGAGCACGGCGGGCAAGTGGGAATGGTGTTTGAGATGTATAGAAGCAATGCTGGATTTTTTAAACTAATGGAAGAATCGATTGAATCAAACTTGAAGGAGGATGATttggagagaagagagaatggagAAATGGTGGAGATGAAGGTTGCTTTGCAGTTGGGAAGGAGTTTGTCGGAGCTCAGAAATTTAGCGGAGGATTCTTTGGTCAAAGGGGATGCCATTGATGAATTTGCAAGCAAGCTTTTctga
- the LOC125213990 gene encoding 5'-adenylylsulfate reductase 1, chloroplastic-like, with the protein MAFSVSASPAPVHSSSPSSSFEQPRAAQFGAFQPLDRSHLSPSSVKLSRRRCAAVKPLHAEAKRSDSIVPSAATVVAPEVVEKAEVEEDFEKLAVELQNASPLEIMDKALEKFGNDIAIAFSGAEDVALIEYAHLTGRPYRVFSLDTGRLNPETYRLFDEVEKKYGIRIEYMFPDAEEVQALVRSKGLFSFYEDGHQECCRVRKVRPLRRALKGLRAWITGQRKDQSPGTRSEVPIVQVDPVFEGLDGGVGSLVKWNPVANVKGNDVWNFLRTMDVPVNSLHAQGYISIGCEPCTRPVLPGQHEREGRWWWEDAKAKECGLHKGNIKEENNTVQDNGTAPVTDLFTSENVVSLSQQGVENLLKLENRQEAWLVVLYAPWCQYCQAMEGSYVELAEALAGSGVKVAKFRADGEEKAFAQEKLQLGTFPTIVFFPKRSLRPIKYPSENRDVASLTAFVNALQ; encoded by the exons ATGGCATTTTCCGTATCCGCTTCGCCCGCACCCGTTCACAGCTCCTCTCCGTCTTCCTCGTTTGAGCAGCCGAGAG CTGCGCAATTCGGTGCATTCCAGCCGTTGGATAGGTCTCACCTTTCACCGTCGTCGGTGAAACTTTCACGGCGTCGTTGCGCCGCCGTGAAGCCGTTGCACGCGGAGGCGAAGAGGAGTGATTCGATCGTTCCGTCGGCTGCAACCGTGGTCGCTCCTG AGGTGGTGGAAAAAGCGGAGGTAGAAGAGGACTTCGAGAAGTTGGCGGTGGAGCTTCAAAATGCTTCTCCGCTTGAGATTATGGATAAGGCACTCGAGAAATTCGGAAACGATATTGCTATTGCTTTTAG TGGGGCGGAAGATGTGGCTTTGATTGAATATGCACATTTAACAGGGAGGCCATACAGGGTTTTCAGCCTTGATACAGGGAGACTTAATCCAGAGACGTATAGGCTCTTTGATGAAGTTGAGAAGAAGTATGGGATTCGCATTGAATACATGTTTCCAGATGCTGAGGAAGTCCAAGCTTTGGTTAGAAGCAAGGGCCTTTTCTCCTTCTATGAAGATGGCCACCAAGAATGCTGCCGCGTGAGGAAGGTGAGGCCTTTGAGGCGGGCTCTCAAGGGGCTTCGGGCATGGATAACAGGCCAGCGTAAGGATCAGTCTCCTGGGACCCGATCAGAAGTCCCCATTGTCCAAGTGGATCCTGTTTTCGAAGGTTTGGATGGTGGAGTCGGGAGCTTGGTGAAGTGGAATCCAGTGGCGAATGTGAAGGGCAACGACGTCTGGAACTTCCTCCGGACAATGGATGTGCCGGTGAACTCGTTGCACGCACAGGGCTACATCTCAATCGGGTGTGAGCCGTGCACGAGGCCTGTTCTACCCGGGCAGCATGAGCGTGAGGGAAGGTGGTGGTGGGAGGATGCCAAGGCCAAGGAGTGTGGCCTGCACAAGGGAAACATCAAGGAGGAAAATAACACTGTCCAAGACAACGGGACTGCCCCAGTCACAGATCTCTTCACATCCGAGAACGTCGTGAGCTTGAGCCAGCAGGGAGTTGAGAACTTGCTGAAGCTGGAAAACAGGCAGGAGGCGTGGCTCGTTGTGCTGTACGCCCCTTGGTGCCAATACTGTCAGGCGATGGAGGGCTCGTACGTGGAGCTGGCTGAGGCGCTAGCAGGATCTGGTGTCAAGGTGGCGAAGTTCAGAGCAGACGGGGAGGAGAAGGCCTTCGCGCAGGAAAAGCTGCAGCTGGGAACCTTCCCTACTATCGTCTTCTTCCCCAAGCGGTCTCTGCGTCCGATTAAGTATCCATCGGAGAACAGGGACGTCGCCTCGTTGACGGCTTTCGTGAATGCTCTCCAATAG